In the Pirellulales bacterium genome, GGACGGGTGGCGCGCTGGCTGACACCACTGTTGCCGCGGTTCATGATTTACAACGGTCTGAATGCCTGGGGAAAGCAACGCGAGCTGCCGGACTTCCCGGCCAAGAGTTTTGGTGAGCAATACGCCGAGCGCCGTCGCCATGAGTCGCAACGAAATTCTTAAATCAATCCGCGCGCAGCGCGTGCCCACGGCCGAACTACCTAGCCTCGATCGCACGTGGTTGCGCTTCGCCGATCCGCTGGCGCAATTCGAAAGCCAGTTGGCCGGGGTAGGGGGGCGTGCGGTACGGGTGCGCTCGACCGACGAGATTGCGCCGATCTTAAATGCTCGGCCTGAGTTCGCGAATGCTAATGGCATCGTGTCGCATGTAGCCGGCGTCGCGGCGAATTGCGATTTGGCCACCATCGCTGACCCGCACGAACTGGAATCGGTCGATTGGGCGATTATGCCCGCCGAATTCGGCGTTGCCGAGAATGGCGCCGCTTGGGTGACGGACGAGCGGATCCGCCATCGGGCGATCTATTTCATCGTGCAACATCTGGCCCTGGTGCTGCCGGCGGATCAGATCGTACACAATATGCACGAGGCCTACGCCCGGCTGAGTGTGGGCAGCTCCAGCTTGGGCGTCTTTATTTCCGGCCCCTCGAAGACGGCTGATATCGAGCAATCGCTCGTGATCGGCGCTCACGGACCGCGCTCGCTGACGGTGTTCCTCGTCGAGCCGGCATAATCGTCGCTGTACCACGGTCCCGCGGTCAGGAAGTCTTCGCAAGGCGATCTCCCCCGACCAAGGTATCCCGGGTTCGAGTTGCCAGTCGCGACCGACGAAGGCATTATTGGTTGACGAGAATCCGAGCGTCTATCAAGAGTTGTACGTTATTGGCGTTCGCACGACGCGGTCCAAGCAAGAAAAGTATGAAGAAAGCAGTATGAGCGACGAGGGGGAGGCTATCGGGCAGCGAACCGGCACAAAGCCAGCCGAAGCAGTGATGCCGCGCGTTCGCCGTGCGGCCGTTTCAGTCGGGGCGCCGTCGGCGGGCGTCACGCTGTTTGCCGTTGCGATGGCGATGATCGTGCCACTTTGCTACTCGTTGTTCACTCAACAAGTCTGGGAAGATTCGTACATCACTTTGCGGCATGCTGAGAATCTGTTGAACGGCGACGGGCTGCTGTTCAATCCCGGAGAGCGCGTGCATGGTTTCACGTCGCCGGTGAATGTGCTGCTATTGGCCGCCTGCAGCCTGGCCACCGGGCAAGGCTCGGCTCAGGCGACGCTGTGGCTGTATCGCGTGTTGTCGGCCGTGGCCTTTGCCGCAGGTGCGCTTTTTCTCGTGCGCCGTGTCGGCAGAGAGACGCCTTCTTACCCGGCGAGCGCCTGGTGCCTGGCGCTGCTTTACTGTTTTGA is a window encoding:
- a CDS encoding LUD domain-containing protein translates to MSRNEILKSIRAQRVPTAELPSLDRTWLRFADPLAQFESQLAGVGGRAVRVRSTDEIAPILNARPEFANANGIVSHVAGVAANCDLATIADPHELESVDWAIMPAEFGVAENGAAWVTDERIRHRAIYFIVQHLALVLPADQIVHNMHEAYARLSVGSSSLGVFISGPSKTADIEQSLVIGAHGPRSLTVFLVEPA